The DNA window TTTTCACCAACTAATATTGCAACTTTTACACTACTGTCCTTAAGACTTTCTTTTGCTTTAAAATTTTCATTACTTCTAATTATATTTTCCATTGATTTAAATGACATTTTACATGTATCTTCATAAAATAGATCATAACAATCTTCTGGAAGATATATATATTTGGCTTGCAATTTTGAAAGCCATTTCCATTTAGATAATGGGTAAGCTATTTTTACCATTTTTACTAATAAATTACGAATTTTTAGAGGTTTAATTAATGCACTTTCTATAATTGCATACTCACAAATATCCTTTTCTTTTGATAAAATATCAACTACTATTTGGGCTCCGATAGAAAGACCACAAATAGCATATACCTTTTTATTACAAGATTTATTTATATAAGAAATCAATTTATTTGACATGTCTTCTATACTAGTAAATACGGTGTTTCCATCTTCTCCGTGACCATCAATAATTGGTGTAATTATATGATAATCTAATTCCAATATGCTAATTATATTCTTTAATGACCACCATGATAAACCTCCACCGTGTAATAAAATTATAGTTTTATTAGATTTATTACCAAATTCTTTTATAATCATAGCTTGTCTCCCATATATTATTTATTTTTAATAATTTTATAAATATGTATCCTTTATAGCTTTTTATTTCTTAAATACAAATAAATACTCATGTGCTAATAATAAAAAATTGTATTTTATACTATTAGTCTTCCAAAAACCAGTTGCTTTACAATTATGTTGTTCTTTTATTATTATTTCTTTTGTTTTAAAACCTACTGATTCAAAAATTTTCATCACTTCAAAACTCATTGGTATCACATGACCTTTTTGTCTTGTATCTCCCATAAGTATGGCACAAAATTTATCTTTTTTTAATACTCTGTAACACTCTTTTGCAACTAATTTCATTTCTTCTAAAAATTCAGGTACTTTTAACTGTGATAAATCTTCTTTAATAGAATCACTATATTGTATAATATTTGCATATGGTGGATGAGTACATATTAAATCTATTGTTTCATTTTTTATAAATTTCAAATTTCTTGCATCACCTTTTTTTATATATACTTTACCAGAATTCTTATACTCAAAATCTATTTTTTCTTTACACCTACTAAGTGATACTTCATTTATATCTACACCTATAACATTTCTATTAAGTAATTTAGCTTCTACTAATGTAGTTCCTCCTCCTGCAAATTGATCAAGTACCATATCTTCTTCTTTTGAATATCTTAATATTAAATTTCTTGGTATATATGGAGACCAATTACCTCGCCACTTTGCATCATGTGTTGCCCAATTACCTCTATTTGGAAAACTCCAAACTGTATTCATTTCTAATTCAAAATCATCAGGCTCCCATTTTTTTATTTTTTTATTCACTATTTCACCTCAAATTTTAAACTACTACTTTATTAATTATTCCATTTTCTAAATCTTTTATGTTATATACATGTTTCATAATATCAAAAGTTTCTTCTAAATTTCTTTTGGCACTTTTACAACCTTCACCATCTGTAAACCATACAAAAGTAACACCTTCTATTTTATCTACTTCTTTTGCAATAGTTTTATAACTTCTTGAAGTTTCATTAAGTTTTGAACCACTGCTAGCATAAAAATTGGTTTCTATTAAATAAATCATTTTATTAGTTTTTATTACATAATCAAATCTTTTTTCCATTTTACCTTGATTAGAAATTTCAAATAAATCTACATTCCATTTTGCTTCAATCTCATTGATATACATTTCTTTAAAATAATTTTCATTTTTCTTAAATCCAGCTTTAATTATAAAACCTTCAACCAAATCTTCCATTAAATGACCACCACGATTTTTTCTACCATTTGAACCTAATCCAGTTTCAACTCCTGTAACATAATCATATAGATTATTAACAATATGGTTTTCAAGTAAACCAAATAATCCAGTTTTTCTCATAAATATCGCATATTGTTCAGGTGTATAATTTAATTTTTTAAATGAATATGTAAATTCTCCATCAATATCTACTGCATAAATTTCATTTGCTCTAACTGCAAGTAATACTGGTATACATTTTAATGTTTCAGGGTATTTACTTATTAAATTTATAAATTCATTTTCAATATCTTTTGAACCTATTAATGAATTAAGAATATTTAATTCAATTTTTATATCCTCAACATTTTTATATACTTTTTCAAAATCAGTATAATAACTATATGATGCTATACTTTTTCTAAAGCTACTTAACCATTCTTCAAATATTCTTTCCATGTATCAAACTCCTTTGTTATAATTTGTTATTAAAAGTTCACTTATATTTCCTCGTTTACTTGCATTTGAATTTATTCTTCTTTTTGATTGTATTCTATATATATTAAATTT is part of the Oceanivirga salmonicida genome and encodes:
- a CDS encoding TRM11 family SAM-dependent methyltransferase, yielding MNKKIKKWEPDDFELEMNTVWSFPNRGNWATHDAKWRGNWSPYIPRNLILRYSKEEDMVLDQFAGGGTTLVEAKLLNRNVIGVDINEVSLSRCKEKIDFEYKNSGKVYIKKGDARNLKFIKNETIDLICTHPPYANIIQYSDSIKEDLSQLKVPEFLEEMKLVAKECYRVLKKDKFCAILMGDTRQKGHVIPMSFEVMKIFESVGFKTKEIIIKEQHNCKATGFWKTNSIKYNFLLLAHEYLFVFKK
- a CDS encoding alpha/beta fold hydrolase: MIIKEFGNKSNKTIILLHGGGLSWWSLKNIISILELDYHIITPIIDGHGEDGNTVFTSIEDMSNKLISYINKSCNKKVYAICGLSIGAQIVVDILSKEKDICEYAIIESALIKPLKIRNLLVKMVKIAYPLSKWKWLSKLQAKYIYLPEDCYDLFYEDTCKMSFKSMENIIRSNENFKAKESLKDSSVKVAILVGEKELNAVKQSANELNTMIKNSYVYIAPNCRHGEISLRYPEEYCKIFYKLINSNYSL
- a CDS encoding type II restriction endonuclease — encoded protein: MERIFEEWLSSFRKSIASYSYYTDFEKVYKNVEDIKIELNILNSLIGSKDIENEFINLISKYPETLKCIPVLLAVRANEIYAVDIDGEFTYSFKKLNYTPEQYAIFMRKTGLFGLLENHIVNNLYDYVTGVETGLGSNGRKNRGGHLMEDLVEGFIIKAGFKKNENYFKEMYINEIEAKWNVDLFEISNQGKMEKRFDYVIKTNKMIYLIETNFYASSGSKLNETSRSYKTIAKEVDKIEGVTFVWFTDGEGCKSAKRNLEETFDIMKHVYNIKDLENGIINKVVV